Sequence from the Molothrus ater isolate BHLD 08-10-18 breed brown headed cowbird chromosome 13, BPBGC_Mater_1.1, whole genome shotgun sequence genome:
agtTAACTGGATAGATCATAAAAATCATTGCCTGGTATGTCTGCCCCCCTAATTTATGGCTAGAATGTTTGCTGTGTACAAAAGTGAAAAGGGGCTTAAAGCCATGCAATTTAAAATGTCTGAGCATTTAACTTCATGGGGAGTATTCACATTTAAAGTTAAAAGTCAGGGCCTAATGGTGTAATTACAATGAGGAACTGAAGTTGTATAAAATGGTCTGCATGGAAAGGCTCATTTTGCTTAGATAAAATAGTGCAGtcattttgtaaatttttaCATTATTAAAGACAGTTGGGATAAAATGAAAgcataaattataaattaacagagaaaaaaaaactaggTTCATTTTTACCTGTTTAAACAAGGACTGTTTATGTAATAATATGCCACTGAACACCAGATTATGTGTCTCAATAAACTATGGAGATTAAAACAACGAGGCAAGGTATGTAAACACAACTATGAACAAGTTGTGTATCACTGCAGAGTGAACATGGTGAGACATCAGTAGCATATAAGGAGTGACACTCAATTCCCTTCAAAGCCTTAATTCAGCTTCCTGCTCTTGCTCTCCAGTTCTGGCACACCTTCCTCCACGAGCATCCAGCTCTGATCTTACCAAGTCTCCCTCCAAGACTTTGCAGCTCACCAGCAGTCCAAatggaacagcagcactgggttATATTTAGTTTCCCCTGCTGTTTGCCCTGTTCTCTTTTACAAACAAGTATAAGGAAACCAGGTCTCTGGATTTAACTCTTTCAGGTAACTATCCAGCTAAATGATCCTGCACTGCCACAGTCAGACTCACTCTTGAAAACAACAGTTAGCTGAAGAACTGAGCACTGTATTCAAGTGAAGAGACTCTTGAATCCTCAGATACATGAAAAATGGGTGAGGTAACTTTATTTTGTCACATTAATGGAACAGAAGGGCATGTGTTAATGTGCTCCCATTCTATTAAGTAGAGGTACTATAACTCCAACTATTGTTTACAAGATAGAAATGAAAAGTATGCATCTTTTCATTTAACAttatattaaatgaaaattaaattatatatattataaattatatatatattatataatttataatatatagaaattatatatattataattttttatattatatatataacttataatatatagaaattatatataataaattttatatattatattattatattatctattaaattatatataatatttaattttaatattatattacTACATATTTATTAGTGCAACCTTCATTACGTTGTctatgtattttgtattttgtgtaatctgaagcagaaaattatAAACTAGCAAACATCAAAGTGGGTGAGACTCATACAAACCATCTTTAGAGATGAGGCTTGCTCTCATTTCACTATTCCAAAAACAATACTCAAAGTATTCAAGTGTCTTAACACCACCATAGATATCTTACAATAATATCCACTCCTCTAGAACTTTCTCCATCAACTTTGTATATCCTTGCAGTCATGCCACATGCCTGGATGCAAGTTAGCCCTGACCAACTTCTAAATGACTTGTAAAGGAATAACCCACAAGTAATTACAAGGAACTCTTAgtgccaaaaagaaaaataaaccaaggtgggggaagaaaaaaaaaaggagcttaCTAAgtagtgaaaacaaaaattaatataacAGCCTTTAAAATACCTTCAATGTGCTCCCTTATGAAGGGATCGTCCATGATGTTGCTGTGATTTGTTTTCAGAATCTTCTCAAATTCAGTGATGTCATTATTCTGATaggcacttcagaaaaaaaccaagggACTGAATtactcattttaaaattaaaacagactCATAAGATTATGTTCCACAATTTCTAAAAAAACATGTATTAAGCACTggtggaaaatatttctgttcagaaCCTTTATATGCAAAAACTCGATTTCAAgatgaaatgcagcagaaatgaCCTTTCTCCTGTTTCAATTTTAGCAACATTTACTGAGGTTTGGTATGGACATTGAGTTGTTCCACAAGTGCACTCAATATCAAAACTTTTGTACTTTAAGAAGCTATTCTTAAATACCCTGTTTTGAAAAGTATCATTACATGAATTTTGGCTTCATGAAGTCATACTTTATGGAACAAATAAGAGCTAAAAAGAGTCTACAGGGCTGGTGCTGTCTCTACAATGTCCAGCTTAAGCTGAATGCTAAAAATACTGAAaggtgaaagaaataaagacttCCAGGATTATTCATCATTAATTTTGGCATAATATTACTTTTTAGATTTTTACTTATAGGCTTGTTTGTGTATATGTCCTTTCACAAGTCGATCCTGTCATCTAAGAAAGCATTGCAAAAAGAAGGTGCCACCATAGCATCATTTAAAGGCCAAGAGCTGCAACCTCTGAAGAAAGGCCTTTTTCttgaaaaacattctttcaaaacaaaactttcaacTTCTGTTTAATACTAATATCAAACATTTTAATAACAACATCTATTTGTCCTTCATATTCTGTACATTTTAAGATTGTTTTGAAACTGGTCAAAAAAGATTCATCTGTTATTAAAATGGCCAAGAAAAAGACCTGTTAAGTTTAAGGCAGAACTTCAGCAGCTTATAAATAGTTATGTGAATGGCATGGACTGTATCACATGAAACCAGTAAATTTTACTtcataataaaagaaatttcagttcagtatattttattgtttatttcaCAAGTCTTTTCATCATATGTAAAGCATGCAAGTCCCACTGTAGAGTATAGGTAGGATTAAAAACGTAACTgtaatatttgaaattaattttatcatcACACATTCCTTATCAATATTGCTTTAACTGtgttattaattttaaagaagGAGTTATACTCAAATGTCAAGATAAAAGATATAAATGAGAAACATGAATAAAATCAGATTGGGTAAGGCCATCTGGAGTTCCTTCTGCCTCAAAGTCATATGAAACTATGACAgtgaattagaaaaaaacacatcTAAAGTGGAAAGAGTTACTGGAAATAGTCCCTTACTAAACTGccaaataatttattcaatCACCATGTCAATAATGGATGAACGTCCTCACTTTCAGAAACAGTTTGTATGTATACAATGGTAAAGCACAACAGCAGTATCACAGCAGTTTGTTCCAACACAGGATCAACTGTTTCAAAATGAGAGCAGACATTACTTCTTATGTAgggaaaagatgggaaaaggagcagaggcaggCCAGAGAGGATACAGTAGGTGAGCTTCAAAAACCTGCCTCAGTTCATTGACCTAATGATCTTCATACACTGGAAATTCTCACAGTTGCCTGTGAGGTAGAGGTAATGAGGTGCCTAAGAGATAATGAGGCTTTCTTTTGATTTTCACTTGTTTGAAGGATACAGGAGATCACTGAAAGTTAAGTTTCATATTCCTAACTTAGGAACTCATGATATATCCATGCAGCAAATGATTCTACTGGCTTTGGTATGAGATGTCACTCAACTCAATTTCTCTTATGTAATCAGCCAGAGCCTAAAAAGACCAGTTGCAGTACAAGACAGGACAACTTTATTTAAGGGGAGAAAAGAGAGTTTTGTCACACCATAAAGTGGGAAAAGTACACAGCTGCGATACCCCTACATAGTGTGCCATCTATGGCACTATGATCTCTCATAAGAAgtttctaaagaaaaacaatcctTGAATATTTGCCCAATATTTATGAATAACTGTGTTAACTGTGCAGAGAAACGCCATTTCTAAAAATGTTCCCTTTCAAGTTTGGACAAtatatcttttttctttttatcattttgttCCCTTctccagaaaaatgaaaatcttaCCTTACTAAATTCGTCATTGCTAGAATCTCTGGATCATTTTTGTATGGTTTAGCCTACACAGAACAGAAAGCATAATAtgcaaattcagatttttttttccatttccatcctTTGGGTAATTTCTCTATATATTCAGAAAAGGGTGAGGGGATGaggggtgggtgtgtgtgtgaaggagaaagaaaaaaatacctccTGAGAATCAAATGGATTTATTCCAGACTTCATGAGCATGTTTGCTAAGACCAAATATTTTAAGCAAGTGGTTCTTCTGGGGCTCCCTGATTCATCGTAATTCTTGAATGCTTCAAAAAAATCAGTATGTGCCTTTTCAAACTCTCCTTCTCTTAAGTGCATTTTGCCTCCacattctgaaaagaaaacagagatgaaaaggAACACTGTGTGCTTGTTGCTGACTACAATAATTGTACTCAAGTTCCATGCTATTTCTAAACAGATTactgaaacattttcagaagtgaTTTGGTTCTCAGaaatcattaggaaaaaaaaagcattaaggTCTTAACATATAGCACTGCCATTTGAATAAACTCattccaaagaagaaaaaacaaaacccagcctACACCATAGAACTTAAAGAACACTAATCCTCATAGCCAATAATTACATCACCATTATcttaaaatactgcaaaaacTGAGATAGAATTTATCTCCATTTCAGTGGCAACAGACTTTGCATATTTATGGAATTTTCCCTATCTGCTAAGcaaaaacacacagcaaaaatgagaaatactTTCTGTatccttttatttctgaagtacCCACTGCTGCCTGATTGTCTGTGCAGTACCTAcaccagggaaaggaggaaggcaTAACAGTGTTCTGaagaaagctgtttttttttcaagacacACGGCTTGTTTCCACTACAGTTCATTATTGCAGATAAtgaattatattttcaaaagcCTTTGGTTCCTGCTGAGTTTTAGTGAGGTAAGACACAAATTTATAAAAGGAGattgcaggaacagcagccCTTCTGCCAGCAGTCCCTTCTGCCAGCAGTCCTGTCAAGCCTTTATTTTCATGCCCTGCAGATGCCTTTGCATTCTTCTTTTGCTGCCTCCCCTGGTCAAACAGCAAGTCCTCCTCTTGTCTTTCTACTGCTTCTCTCCTAACAGTTATTTAGCCAACTGTCCTGCCCTTCTGACCAGTGCCTCTGGTACTTGGGCACCAAAACTGCAGAGCTGATGTCCTGCAAGAAGAAAATGATGAGACTGCATCTACAGAAGCCTCTGTCTTTATAGgtggaactggaaaaaaaccactggTTATCAGATTTTCATGGAACAAATCTCTGCAAcagaagacaaatgaaaaattcaagGTGAACTTGCCTCTGATAACTCCCATGATCAGTGGATGAGGAATGGCTGACTTGATGTGCAATGACTGTTCATATAGTGCTTTaagttttttgttatttttctgtgctgtataCATTTGAATTTCCAAAGCATAGATTTCCAATAGTTGAGTACCTTTTTTTAGATCATCTTCCCCATCATCAGTCTAGGACAGATTAAGTAATAAATACTGTGAAATTTTAAGAGAACAGCAATTTCAGTTTTATACTAGTAAAACACTGATAACCAAATACTCGCAGTAATTTCCTGTCAAAAACAAGGATATTCCTAAAACTCTGAAATTCTGATGTAACTACTTACAGAAAACATAGTACTCAAAGAACTTACCACAGGCTACATTTTGAAGCCCTTTATTTAAAACATCATTATTTCCtattaaatgtttttctcaaAACTTTAATTCTTTTCCACTTTCCTTAAGCCACACTCTAAGTATATAAATACAATGACTGACACaaatgcatacatatatatatatataggtaaCACATATGACTCTTCTGCTACCTCTAACAAAACCATTTCCCAGATATTTGTAACCTATTTTCATACTGAAGGAGGAAAAGTGTCAGAAACAAGCACAGCAGACTGCAtggctaatttattttttccccttccagaTGGGAAAGTAACAACTGCACTTTCAGTTTTGAATAAAGCTCACTTGGAATCTttgctatattttaaaatgaatattcaTGCATTAtagattatttaaaattatttaaaatcatcTTTAAGGAAAGAATAAAGCACTTAGCATTTTTTGTTCATGTTATCAAGCACATAACAAAATCAGGCACAGTATTTCTTCCCTCTGTACTAAAGCTCAGCAAAATGCCTCAAAGGCCAACAAcagatacattaaaaaaaagcatcaaTGCTGTCTACTAAGGCACGGTGATTTAGAATATAAAGGTACCTGGCATGACTGATGCAGCTGACGCAGAATCTTTTGTAACTTTCCATATTCTTCTCGTTCTAAATATAATTTGCCAAGCTGTAATGAAAAGAAAGTTGAAGTACTGAGGTCTATTAAAATTTCAcaattataatttataaattaagaATTAGCTGAAGGtgtcaaagaaaagcaaaaaataggAAGTTATATATTTTACCTTTGTGTTTGTCTTAAACCACAATCTATCATTCTTAGCATCTTTCAGAGCTTCAAGTGTTGTTTCATAGAATTCCTGAAGCAAATCCATCTGACataaaaaatcagaattctATAATTGTAAACAGCAAATTTGTACCTGTTAATAAAGTCAATGTGAACAAACTAAAAGTGCATGCTTGAACTTCAAAATAAGAAAGGTATCTGCATCTTACTTAATGTTTGCATTTAAACTGCAAACAGCTTCTAAAATAACCAAACTGACTACATTACCTTTTTTTCATGAAACAGGTATCATTAAAAAGTATTCACATTTTAAGATCTGTACCCACCTGTGAAAAATGAAAGCCACCTTATAAAACCCATCTTATATAACCAAGGAACAGAACTCTGATGTTTTGTAACAAACACAGGGCAATATTGCTCCCacttaaaagaataaaaataatttacatatcaaaaagaaaatatgctttACAAAAAAGAGGAATAGGGTCAAAGGAAAAGATGCCTTCTTCTTTCTGGAGTAGCAATGCTGAGTGGAAGAAAGCTCTTGAGTGCATCAAACTAATTCTTGgcataaaaccaaaaaacccccatctGAAATGGGAATTAAAATGCTGAGTGTTACCTTTTACAAGGGTTCTACAAAGAATGCATTAGGATTGCTCATGGCCACTGTTCCTTTGGGGGTAACAAATCTGTGACTATATATCAAATTAAGATTTCCAGACTGTCCCTCCAGGTCTGGCTCAACTACAAACCAGAGACACTGAGCTCTGCCAAGAAGGGACAGTCTGAGATAATCCTGTAGACCTCAGAGTAACCCAGCATTCAACTGCCACCTCTAAGAGTGACAGGATTGTGATAATGACCAAGGACTCAGCACTGAAGACCAATGATCCTCCATATGAAGGTGCTACTTTAGGTAGTCAGTGAGGGGAGTTCCCTTTTCTTTGTAAAACTTCTACAACAACACAAAAGGAGCTGGGCTCTGTATCTATGGACATGTAGCAGCACAGTGCACTGGACAGGCAGTATTTCACACCAACACTTCATTGCAAAGATTCTCctttccccccaaaataaaaaaaaacccacattatttaatttaaaattatatttgagCGGGCACTTCTATTGTGTAGCTATGctaaaaactgaaatagaaattCCAGGTAGATGTTGTCAAAAAGGACAACTTTATGAAGATTTATCTGTGCTAACAGAATCCACTACTTGtgggaaatatatttttacatatgACAGTAAATGAATACTCAAAATTCCTCTATTAAGatcaaaaaagcccaaaccaaacATAAAAAATGTCCAcagttaaaaatgcaaaactgaaaaCTATGAAGATGAAAGAATTGATGATCCAACCTGCTTGGAAGTAGAGATATAATCAAGAATAGAATTGATGGATTTTTCAGAGTAATTCCTTGTAACTGCACTCCGTATGTAGGTCAATAGCTGTTTATACCTATTCATCATTTCAGGAAAGTTAgtctaaaagaaaaacaaaatcacattataatttttgttttaattgttgAATCTAAGATATCTTGCAAGTTtacatgcaggaaaaaaaaagcttaaagaaAGACAATGCAGTAGTGGTTGCTATTAAAACTTTCATATCACCACTTCATTCATAACCTGCAGAATCAGAAATAACCTCAGGACTGCATAAAACACACATCTAAAATATTCATCAatgaagaaaacagagctgggcaTACAACTCTTTGGAATGGCTGCATACACAGCAtgtaaatttttctgttttgtcctgGTGCAGTACACACAGAGAAACGTGACCACTGTCAGTGGTGTGACAcctcagcacagcaaggacTGAGCCTCACACTTTCATGGAGTACCAGCTGACTACAGCAGTTATTTTGCATCCATTTTGCCTTTGTCTTGCAAACACCACATAATTTCCCTGCCATGTCTGTAGAAGCCATTAAAGGCTGTAAAAAGCAAGTTCTGGTAAATTTAGTTGTCATAGCCATAAATTAGAACACTAATTTAAGATCTCTGGAtcaaatacatatttatgcTATTTACTCCCAAGTGATAGATGTAATTCCTACcaatttaaagtttattttaatcATCTGTTTCAGAGCTTTGAATCCCCATTCTCCCTTTTCGCCTTCGAGCTc
This genomic interval carries:
- the COPS2 gene encoding COP9 signalosome complex subunit 2 isoform X1, whose translation is MSDMEDDFMCDDEEDYDLEYSEDSNSEPNVDLENQYYNSKALKEDDPKAALSSFQKVLELEGEKGEWGFKALKQMIKINFKLTNFPEMMNRYKQLLTYIRSAVTRNYSEKSINSILDYISTSKQNSDFLCQMDLLQEFYETTLEALKDAKNDRLWFKTNTKLGKLYLEREEYGKLQKILRQLHQSCQTDDGEDDLKKGTQLLEIYALEIQMYTAQKNNKKLKALYEQSLHIKSAIPHPLIMGVIRECGGKMHLREGEFEKAHTDFFEAFKNYDESGSPRRTTCLKYLVLANMLMKSGINPFDSQEAKPYKNDPEILAMTNLVSAYQNNDITEFEKILKTNHSNIMDDPFIREHIEELLRNIRTQVLIKLIKPYTRIHIPFISKELNIDVADVESLLVQCILDNTIHGRIDQVNQLLELDHQKRGGARYTALDKWTNQLNSLNQAVVSKLA
- the COPS2 gene encoding COP9 signalosome complex subunit 2 isoform X2, which produces MSDMEDDFMCDDEEDYDLEYSEDSNSEPNVDLENQYYNSKALKEDDPKAALSSFQKVLELEGEKGEWGFKALKQMIKINFKLTNFPEMMNRYKQLLTYIRSAVTRNYSEKSINSILDYISTSKQMDLLQEFYETTLEALKDAKNDRLWFKTNTKLGKLYLEREEYGKLQKILRQLHQSCQTDDGEDDLKKGTQLLEIYALEIQMYTAQKNNKKLKALYEQSLHIKSAIPHPLIMGVIRECGGKMHLREGEFEKAHTDFFEAFKNYDESGSPRRTTCLKYLVLANMLMKSGINPFDSQEAKPYKNDPEILAMTNLVSAYQNNDITEFEKILKTNHSNIMDDPFIREHIEELLRNIRTQVLIKLIKPYTRIHIPFISKELNIDVADVESLLVQCILDNTIHGRIDQVNQLLELDHQKRGGARYTALDKWTNQLNSLNQAVVSKLA